Genomic window (Musa acuminata AAA Group cultivar baxijiao chromosome BXJ1-9, Cavendish_Baxijiao_AAA, whole genome shotgun sequence):
GCATtgaatatatatatgaatttaaaaGTCAAACTTCATAATAATTAACTAAGTatagaatattataatttattattaattgaTTATCATTATCTCATCCTCATCTGCTTGATACTTAGTTATCATATTACCTTCACTTAGTGGATAAGTTCCTTCTATTTAATTTACTTTTCGATCGATATATCTTTGTCTCATTTATCTGTATCTCATTCCTCTAAAGGCAATCTGTGGTAACATTCTGATGTCGGTTTGCAGTGTTTGATATCAATTTCACATAGTTTATTGGGATACCGTAACGAAGCCacgcgtgcgtgcgtgcgtgcgtatGTACGTACACGTACACGTACACGTACACGTACACGGTTTTCTTTTGGCTTCCCTCTGCCTAAGCGTTGCCGTATAATTTCTTTCGGGTGATAAATCGAGGGCGGTCGATGAACAGTGCAAGCTTGAAGTATCCTGCGCAGGAAACGGGAAATGGCATTGACGGCGGCGGCTTGGGGCCAGGCGATTCTGCGGCCGCTGCCTCCTCATCTCCAACCAAGCCCAACCCGACGCCATCTTCCCTTCTGGATCTCCACCAGAACCGCCGCCGCCGACACTACCACCGTTGTCCGCGTCTCTCCACgacctggaggaggaggaagaggagggaaggaggaagaagaagaagaaggaagcatgagttctattgatacgtcgcgaCTCTTGTCGGTCGGTCCTCCCatgcttctcttctcttctcttcttttctcaaGCTGCTTTCTTTCGGTCCACTTGATTTTTTTTAGGGCTATTTGGGGAATCCATCACTACTGTTTCGATTGCAGTGTTGGTGACAGATTCTATGTGACGAAGACCCAAGTAAGCCAATCGATCCATGACCGTGGTTATGGATGGTCAATAACCTGGCGATTCTCTAGTTTAGTTAAATGTTTGATTTATTGTTCTAGATAATGCAGAATTCTTTATGTGCCACATGCTCTATCGAAAAATGTGAATATGGTCGAGATGCTTATTTTGTGCCTTCTGATTAATAGTGGTTCGTCTGAAATGGTATCAGACGAACCACTTTATTGTTCGCATCATGTCAATTAAGTATTttcatcagtttggtatcagaattGTGCTTGCATCAAATATTTAAAGAAGACCTTTGGTGATCAATTAGACTCCTAAATATGATATATGGTAAATCAGGATGAATAAAAAAACTTCAAAGGTCCCAGCAAAGTGGGTGCTCCTATCTTTTTCTAACAGTTGCATTGTATGCATGGAGAGGTTCTGACTCTGATATGCTTGAGCTGTGTGTGTGGAAATAGCTTAAATGTATGAGCAGAAATCTTGTACATGTTACTTCTTATAAGATCCCATGGATGTAAGAGAAATTGGTCATTCTTATTATGAATGTCAGATGAAGCTAAAGAATGAATGGGAAGTTGGAAGTCGGCAGAACTCTACTTAAAATAATGTGCAGGTGAGGGTAGACAGGATTCTGAACAGAGGAAGTTTATTGACATTAATATGCATATTGAAGTTATCGATGCTACTAGGGCCTTTTAGCGAAAAAGAAGTTGTAGTAGTGGTGCAGAATAGCTAGAAGGGGGTTTTCTAACTGCTACAACAGAGGAGGGAGTGAAGTGTTTGATATGAGAATTAGAAGAGAAGAAATGATTGATAAGTTTGATAATTCAATGGCAGGCTAGCAACTTGGAAGCGTAGGAAAAGTGAAGGCTGTTATCACAAAATGGAAAATCTATGATGGTAGCCTGTGTTCTAATCCTCTTCATAGCCCGTGAGTTGGATAGGAGCTATCACAAAAAGTCTATAAGCCTTGCACGTGTAATAAGGATTATGATTTACTTTTATGGGAGTCTATTGAGATGCCTGATGTTCTTGGATTTCCTTAGCAAATCAAGTGAtggactatgaaatgtataagaaattCTGACTTCACAATTTGCTTAGTGATAGAATGATAACATATTTTAGAGGGCGGAAAGAACTAATACAAGATTCCCCTTACCATGTCTATTGATCATAGCCATCAAGTGCTTATCTCAAATATTGGATAGATCAATTGGTGATAAGGAGTTTGGTTTCTACACTTTGTGAAAGAAGTTCAGTACTAATCTAATTTTTGCATCAATAAGTTTTGGAACCTTGGTGTAAATTTCAATTGGGTCCATAAccttaaaacagaaaaaaaaaaaaaaaagacctcctaaaatttttataatgTTTCTCTAGCTTTCCTCTGTAATCCATAACAGAAAGCTGACATGATTATTACAAGGACTCAGTTTGCCAACATGGCATAAAATAGTGTGAGAAACTTTAAATGACACTAAATAGTATGAGCTGATGCACAACTTTTCTAGGTTCGTAAGTTACTCCTATGGTGGAAGCAAGTCTATCTTTATCAAACTTTAGGGGTAGCTAATGGTAGGACTTGACTGAAATGTTAACAAAGGTTGAGTCAGTTTACATAAACTGAAATTAGGGTTATAACTGAGATTCACCCCAAAGTTCAAGGACTAGTAATCTATTCTATACAATATTTGTGTGTGACCTAGTTGTATTTTGTGATTTGGAGCTCTTTCCTTGGGGGAAATTAAAAAGGCTTTAGAAGATTTCTCTCAGTAAGGATAAATTGATAGAAATAATCAAATAAGTGTGATGCACCGTAGTCACTTGTAAGTCAAAGGTGTTTTTTCCCCCCCTAGATTTGATAGGTTCCACTTCTAacactttttctttcttttatctttcAATAATACTAATAGTTGTTGTTGCTTCCACTTGACTCATGAGGCACAATGACAAGTACAGCTGCTGTGGCATTCCCCCACTGAAGTTGGCGGTAGTCATAAAGGTAACGTTTTCTACTTCCATCGACATTGGTTGCGATCGCCACTAGCACCGGTTGTAGTGGCTGAATATTCTTGACTGCTGTATAGCTGACTAAACAATCAACGGCATGTAGGTTATTCTTTGACAGTTACTTTCTTATAGAATATAGTTGCTTTAGACGATGCATATTGCTGTCCAGAAAATGTGTATTGCAGTTTAGAAAATGTTGGGGCTCTTGTGACCAAAATATGCTGCAAAAAATTCTGGATATCATTGATCACATCTTTCTATTCTCAGAATGAATGCTTTCTCTATTTTTCTTGATGGAGATATGTGAAGTTTGACTACATTATTGACTGAAAGTGACATATAGTGGGTACATCAGTGTGCAATATGGAGAAATAAATTTACcatagaagaaatatttttccagGAATATACTATCTCTGTTTTATTTACAGTCTCATTTCTTCTCATCTGTCATGGTCTTGTTCTCTTGATTACTTATGGTTCCGCTCCTAATTGCAACAACAGGATGATTTCAATTACCTATGGAAATTGGCTGCTGGCTCCATTGGTGGTGCTTCTGCCGTCAAGTATGGAAGCGTTCTTTTCCCGGATATAACACGGCCTAACATAGTGCAAGCTCTTTTGATGATATCACTGCCTGTTCTTGTTGCTATTCTGATTTTAATCAAGGAAAGCAGTAAGGATGTCCAAGATGAGGAGCTACTTTAAAATACTGATCCATTCTCTGCTGGGATAACATGACAACATCTGCTGTGTGCAACAACAGAGATTGATGACACCAGTTTCTTGTAATTGAAACATGACCTGATTCTCCTTTTTCATCATTATTCAGTTTTTCTTGAATCTCATTTTTGAGCAAATTTTGTGAAAGAGCAATTAGAAATTCGATACAGCTCAAAGACAGGTATGCCTGAGTACCCGAATAAATCCGATCTGTTATCAAGGAAAGAAAATCCTAGTTGAGAAATTTTTTGATTACCTCTCATGCTCATCAGCCTTTGTCAGTGTCCTCCGAAAACTTGCTTAGATGTTCTGCTTGTGTGTGAGGTGATGATGGAAAACTATGGCTATTTTTCCAGAATACTAAACTTACAGACAATGCTTACAATTGAGCATAACTCAGAATCTGGACCAGTTCCACCAGGAAAAGAGAGAACAACCCTATGGTACAATGAATGATACAGGACCAACAAATTCCTTCACACAGCCCTGGAAACAAACCCAGCTCACTTGTCGTCTGTCTACCTGATAACTTGAGGTTAAAGACTTAAACTTGAGTAGTCGGACAAACACAGACAGAGACACAAAAGGAGTACAATTTttgcatgaaaaggagaagagttgGGAAATGTGAGAAGAAGAAACGAATCACACTGAGGAGACTGGGAACAAAAACCCCCATCGCACTTTGCCACCATTCTCTTTAAACAGGGTTTGCACTGGGCAACTGGAACCGCTTTTCTTCAGCGGTAGCTGTTCATGGATCGGCTGTTATACCGGTCGTGAGAAGGAGGTCAGGGAGAAGGAGGAAGTCAGGGAATCGGAGATTTGCGATAGAGGCCCTTGTTGTTCCGTCAGCTGATGTATGTCCTTGACGATGTCGAAAACTGCATCTGGCTGTGCCAGTTTCAGCGCATTCTGGGACATCTTCTTCAGCACTTCTGGTTCAGGGCCGAACCAGCGAGCAACAAGGCTGGCCGTCTGCTTTGAGCTCTTGGAGAACACTCCGGCTCCGTTGTCGACAACGTATGGCACATTGCCCACCTCCTGCAACACACGTAAGAGCACTTCTAGTGCACCCTTTGACAGTTGAAACAAGGAAGATATGGTCTCTTAAATCCCAAAACTACGTCTCTCCCTCCTCTACCGATCATGAGGACAAAGATTGAATGCATGAGTGCTTGTTCTTGCGATTGCATCAGTCGAAAAATGAGATGGTGTTTGTGCGTGCCATCAGTGGGATGTGCGAACAAACCTGTCCAGGAATGAAGTCATTTAGGATGATGGGAAGCCCCCTTATCAGAGCCTCGGCAATCGTACCAGGTCCAGCCTGATGAGAGAAAGAATCAGCACCACATAAAGCATGATTACCAGAAGAAATCGAGTAAGACAGCCTAAGAAGAACATTACACCTTTGTTATGATGCAATCACAAGCTCCCATCCATTTCTCCATTTGAGTTTCGAACCCCCTTATCTGTCATCACCGATCGGTTGGTTCTAAGCAGACGTCCCAGGAAACAAAGATTACAGAGCAGAGGTTTCAAGTTTCAGTACCTTCACAGGGATCTTCCACTGAACATCCTGTAGCGCAGAGCTTAGGGTTCGATTACGGCCACAGATGACCACAAGTTGGCCGATGGGTTTGCCGAGCTCCTTGTCAAACAGTGACTCACCAAGGGCCTTGGCAGTCTTCTTCACTGGACCCATCCCCTCACCTCCTCCCATGAGTAGCACCGCAGGGAGCTCAGGATCCATCTCAAGCTCTTTTCTCAGCTCAGCCTGTTGGGTGGTAACAAATGCATCTAAATTTCCATGTACAGAAGAAATTACCATCTAAATTTCCATGCATTAAAACCTTGACGAGAACTGCACGACAGAAGGAAGGCCTGATGGGCAAACCAAACACACGGATCTGCGAAGGCTCGAGTCCATCCAACGAAGCCCTCTGTGCTACTTCCTCAGAGGGGCAGTAGCATCTGCTGACATCAGTGTGGAACCTGAAGCAGATGGGAGTGGTTCCGTCAATTCAAAGTCATGGCGGCACAGAAAGAAGATGGCAAGAGGAGTCGCATGCACCATGTAGGGTGGCAGGTGTTGAGGTCCGTGATGACAGTGACGAAAACAACCCTCTTCTGAAGGTTCTGCCATTTCAGCACCCACAGAGGAATGTGCTGCATGAGGGGATGAACACTGATGATGATATCTGGCTTATACTTCTTCAGACCAGCCTCCACCTTCCTTCAGTCATCAATAATGCATGATTTAGAAGGATTAGTACAAAAGAACACGGAAATCCTGTTCCTGAAACTGACACCCCTAATCGATGAACCGAAGGTAGACATGTTCTCGAGTGTCCGTGGTTGCTTCATTCAAGAAGGGAAATGGGGGAGGATACAGAAACGATCCGTACTTGGCATA
Coding sequences:
- the LOC135593862 gene encoding probable monogalactosyldiacylglycerol synthase 3, chloroplastic, with protein sequence MAAPVVSPRKSIREVVMQTVLAHHSQQLLTRKRKRLSSGASAQGVGDDDDIGFWEEEEGTMEMTQIGAERTKNVLILMSDTGGGHRASAEAIRDAFRIEFGDEYKVFVKDLFMEHAGWPLNDMERSYKFMVKHVQLWRVAFHGTSPRWIHNVYLAAIAAFYAKKVEAGLKKYKPDIIISVHPLMQHIPLWVLKWQNLQKRVVFVTVITDLNTCHPTWFHTDVSRCYCPSEEVAQRASLDGLEPSQIRVFGLPIRPSFCRAVLVKAELRKELEMDPELPAVLLMGGGEGMGPVKKTAKALGESLFDKELGKPIGQLVVICGRNRTLSSALQDVQWKIPVKIRGFETQMEKWMGACDCIITKAGPGTIAEALIRGLPIILNDFIPGQEVGNVPYVVDNGAGVFSKSSKQTASLVARWFGPEPEVLKKMSQNALKLAQPDAVFDIVKDIHQLTEQQGPLSQISDSLTSSFSLTSFSRPV